A single window of Kiloniellales bacterium DNA harbors:
- a CDS encoding ATP-binding protein produces MVKALRPENRHPDHGLALVAGGRSGRRVQALEPMVAERPSAALDRQLERLRAQNEVLELIASGASLNQVLQQLVRIAERSVRSGRCTIELSDPEVLGSWTEPRRGSAPRAPMMAESPAGPGTGLLRPEPATHRVAGTEARRERHPSGAALRCWSEPIRGPQNENHGILSVQYRDDRELAGEDLEAITELARIAGIAVEQQRREQVRRQASERFTTLSRSLPGVVYQLQVTAEGRLRYTFLSEGLRDVFGIAPEAALADAETLHDCYEMEAGAPLRQRFIDASKSLALWEHESWITTLDGRRRYIHDSARPHRRGDGSVIWEGIILDATRTKEAEVELRRAKEEAEQASHAKTRLLAQLRSANQRFESLVANVPGVVYQRKVTPEGEIFYTYISDGAKDLFGLTPEEVLADSQALFNCHGPDYRKGFRDRLLAASKTLSLWDVEAQIITASGETKYTHAIARPHKEADGSVLWDGLILDSTRIKKAEMALREAKDQAECSNRAKTQFLATMGHELRTPLNAIIGFSEIIADQRLGPVANPNYLDYAKDILASGQELLRHINDILEFTRLESGELQLSEGDVDLARLLEDVAEDARALAVPGGAELVLAPLKDRILLLGDEERLRRLLWHLTSNAIKFTTAGDRIHIAAEVDPDGHAVLSIADTGIGMAPADISKAKEVFAQLDGRLSRRFAGLGLGIPLAMAIAKMHGATLSFTSEVAVGTRATLVLPKTRVITGSGETRGTQAAVGQGRRQPRTGNPSRAPQAPFKGPGIQI; encoded by the coding sequence ATGGTCAAGGCACTACGCCCAGAGAATCGACACCCCGATCACGGCCTGGCCCTGGTGGCCGGAGGCCGGAGCGGAAGGCGGGTCCAGGCCCTCGAACCGATGGTGGCCGAAAGGCCCTCCGCTGCGCTGGACAGACAGCTCGAGCGGCTTCGCGCGCAGAACGAGGTCCTGGAACTGATCGCCAGCGGCGCCAGCCTGAACCAAGTTCTTCAGCAGTTGGTGCGGATTGCCGAACGCAGTGTCCGAAGTGGTCGCTGCACGATCGAGCTGAGCGATCCGGAGGTTCTTGGCTCTTGGACCGAACCTCGCCGCGGCAGCGCCCCTCGGGCGCCGATGATGGCGGAATCGCCGGCCGGCCCAGGGACCGGCTTGCTGCGGCCGGAGCCGGCGACTCACCGCGTCGCCGGGACCGAAGCCCGGCGAGAGCGGCATCCTTCGGGCGCGGCTCTGCGCTGCTGGAGCGAGCCGATCCGCGGGCCGCAGAACGAGAACCATGGGATCCTGTCGGTCCAATACCGCGACGACCGCGAGCTGGCCGGGGAAGACCTTGAGGCGATCACCGAGCTGGCCAGGATTGCCGGTATCGCCGTCGAGCAACAACGCCGCGAGCAAGTCCGCCGCCAAGCCAGCGAGCGGTTTACCACGCTGTCCCGGAGCCTGCCCGGAGTCGTCTACCAGTTGCAGGTCACCGCGGAAGGCAGGCTCCGCTACACCTTCCTGAGCGAAGGCCTGCGCGACGTCTTCGGGATCGCACCCGAAGCCGCGCTGGCCGACGCCGAGACCCTGCACGACTGCTACGAAATGGAGGCCGGCGCACCGCTGAGGCAGCGCTTTATCGATGCCTCCAAGTCACTGGCGCTGTGGGAGCACGAAAGCTGGATCACCACGCTGGACGGGCGCCGCCGCTACATTCACGACAGCGCGCGCCCGCATCGCCGGGGCGACGGCTCGGTCATCTGGGAAGGCATCATCCTGGACGCGACGCGGACCAAAGAGGCCGAGGTCGAACTGCGCCGGGCCAAGGAAGAGGCCGAACAAGCCAGCCATGCCAAGACGCGCCTGCTGGCCCAGCTCCGCAGCGCCAACCAGCGCTTCGAATCGCTCGTCGCCAACGTTCCGGGGGTGGTCTACCAGCGCAAGGTGACCCCGGAGGGCGAGATCTTCTACACCTACATCAGCGATGGCGCGAAGGACCTCTTCGGGCTCACGCCCGAGGAGGTGCTCGCAGACTCCCAGGCGCTCTTCAACTGTCACGGCCCGGACTACCGCAAGGGGTTCCGAGACCGGCTTCTGGCGGCCTCGAAGACGCTGTCGCTCTGGGACGTCGAAGCCCAGATCATAACGGCCAGCGGCGAGACGAAGTACACCCATGCCATCGCGCGGCCGCACAAGGAGGCCGACGGCTCGGTCCTTTGGGACGGACTCATCCTGGATTCCACACGGATCAAAAAGGCCGAGATGGCTCTGCGCGAGGCCAAGGACCAGGCGGAGTGCTCGAACCGGGCCAAGACCCAGTTCCTGGCAACCATGGGCCACGAGCTGCGTACCCCGCTGAACGCGATCATCGGCTTCTCGGAGATCATCGCGGATCAGCGCCTCGGGCCGGTCGCCAACCCGAACTATCTCGACTATGCCAAGGACATCCTGGCGAGCGGCCAGGAGCTTCTGCGGCATATCAACGACATCCTTGAGTTCACGCGGCTGGAGAGCGGCGAGCTGCAGCTCTCCGAAGGCGACGTCGACCTCGCGCGTCTTCTGGAGGACGTCGCCGAGGATGCCCGCGCGCTCGCCGTTCCCGGCGGGGCCGAGCTCGTGCTCGCGCCCCTCAAGGACCGGATTCTTCTGCTTGGCGATGAGGAGCGCCTGAGGCGCCTGCTGTGGCACCTGACATCGAATGCCATCAAGTTCACGACCGCCGGGGACCGGATCCATATCGCTGCCGAAGTCGATCCTGACGGCCACGCCGTTCTGTCGATCGCCGATACCGGGATCGGCATGGCCCCTGCAGACATCTCCAAGGCAAAGGAGGTCTTCGCCCAGCTCGACGGCAGGCTGAGCCGCCGCTTCGCGGGACTGGGACTGGGCATTCCCCTGGCCATGGCCATCGCCAAGATGCACGGCGCCACCCTGAGCTTCACCAGCGAGGTCGCGGTCGGCACCAGGGCGACGCTGGTCCTGCCGAAGACCCGCGTCATCACGGGTTCCGGAGAGACCCGCGGGACCCAGGCGGCGGTCGGCCAGGGCCGCCGTCAGCCCCGGACGGGCAACCCATCGCGCGCGCCTCAGGCACCCTTCAAGGGCCCAGGCATCCAAATATAG
- a CDS encoding MFS transporter, translating into MKDGQPLKRRLLDALTMLLVSGLSLTLLIYVGFGEAQRTFEQFYLEKIQAQGSIIRGTMETFLRAGLPMKQYAGFNTTVEPVLRSDGSIAEIAAFDRAGQTVFSSRDSGLPLFTEVWRSSLEDDARFEIRRNRDHYQVVLPFRNKFEVVGHLAISLPQSVIDERVRQSFEPLVWVSLCLSAVFTVFVSLAGPAIRSRRLPWLQIAFAMTFLTMAVFVIGSLVSLYSEGVQAKTKALADTLGHRLSDIVAFNLNIREIDGLDRVLGEYQLLNPDISAAGLTIDGRVEIHTDENLIGKGWVTQTGTYEYVVDLTPPDDPRNIRVAVALPSDIVFSRIVRSVKNFAALFVASAFLAGLFLQIAGSMRRPGAPLSAEASGKEDNLLLDLVKPVFFVAVFLEHLNYAFLPQFMHEVTDRVGLSAGFASIPFMTFYLCFALALIPSGHYAQRFGARPLMYVGLLLAALGLFMLNFSQVDLALATLARGLSGIGQGMLFIGVQSYILATAAPGRKTQGAAIIVLGFQGGMISGMAIGSLLVSYTGPEGMFTLSGGIALALALYALLVVPARAAAPAEAQGGGALRDLARHLSLALRNSDFLRTMVLIGIPAKAVLTGVIIFALPLLLAKQGYREEDIGQIIMIYAAAVVLSSSYVSRLVDRIGRTHEILFWGATICGAGLTLIAFLDWQPPGSANSALPTTILILGVAIVGIAHGFINAPVVTHVAESVLARKLGAESLTATYRFLERVGHIAGPIVISQLFLLGGQESKLMLWVAGAITLFGLIFLVRTPSIELEGPERETA; encoded by the coding sequence ATGAAGGACGGTCAGCCCCTCAAGAGACGGCTTCTCGACGCCCTGACGATGCTGCTGGTCTCGGGGCTTTCGCTGACTCTGCTCATCTACGTCGGCTTCGGCGAGGCGCAGCGGACCTTCGAGCAGTTTTACCTGGAGAAGATCCAGGCCCAGGGCAGCATCATCCGCGGCACCATGGAGACCTTCCTGCGCGCCGGCCTGCCGATGAAGCAATACGCCGGCTTCAACACCACGGTCGAGCCGGTCCTCCGGTCCGACGGCTCGATCGCCGAGATCGCCGCCTTCGACCGCGCCGGACAGACCGTCTTCAGCAGCCGGGATTCCGGTCTGCCGCTGTTCACCGAGGTCTGGCGCAGCAGCCTGGAAGACGATGCGCGCTTCGAGATCCGCCGCAACCGCGACCACTACCAAGTCGTCCTGCCCTTCCGGAACAAGTTCGAGGTGGTCGGCCACCTCGCGATCTCCTTGCCGCAGTCGGTGATCGACGAGCGGGTCAGGCAGAGCTTCGAACCGCTGGTCTGGGTCAGCCTCTGTCTGTCGGCCGTCTTCACCGTCTTCGTATCCCTGGCCGGACCGGCCATCCGCTCCCGCCGATTGCCCTGGCTGCAGATCGCCTTCGCCATGACCTTCCTGACTATGGCGGTCTTCGTCATCGGCTCGCTGGTCTCGCTCTACTCCGAGGGCGTGCAGGCCAAGACCAAGGCTTTGGCCGACACCCTGGGACATCGGCTGAGCGACATCGTGGCCTTCAACCTGAACATCCGCGAGATCGACGGCCTGGACCGGGTGCTAGGCGAATACCAGCTGCTGAACCCGGACATCAGCGCGGCCGGCCTGACCATCGACGGCCGGGTCGAGATCCACACGGATGAGAACCTGATCGGCAAGGGCTGGGTGACCCAGACCGGCACCTACGAGTACGTCGTCGACCTGACGCCGCCGGACGATCCGCGCAACATCCGGGTCGCGGTCGCCCTGCCAAGCGACATCGTATTCAGCCGGATCGTGCGAAGCGTCAAGAACTTCGCCGCGCTCTTCGTCGCTTCGGCCTTTCTGGCCGGCCTGTTCCTGCAGATCGCGGGCAGCATGCGCCGGCCGGGCGCGCCCTTGTCGGCGGAAGCCAGCGGGAAGGAAGACAACCTGCTGCTGGACCTGGTCAAGCCGGTGTTCTTCGTCGCGGTCTTTCTCGAGCACCTGAACTACGCCTTCCTGCCGCAGTTCATGCACGAGGTCACCGACCGGGTGGGCCTCTCGGCGGGCTTCGCCTCCATCCCCTTCATGACCTTCTATCTGTGTTTCGCCCTGGCCCTGATACCCAGCGGCCACTACGCCCAGCGCTTCGGCGCCCGGCCGCTGATGTACGTCGGCCTGCTGCTCGCCGCTCTCGGTCTCTTCATGCTCAACTTTTCGCAGGTCGACCTGGCGCTGGCGACCTTGGCCAGGGGGCTCTCCGGAATCGGCCAGGGCATGCTGTTCATCGGCGTCCAGTCCTACATCCTGGCGACCGCGGCTCCGGGCCGGAAGACGCAGGGTGCGGCGATCATCGTCCTCGGCTTCCAGGGCGGCATGATCTCGGGCATGGCGATCGGCTCGCTGCTGGTGTCCTACACCGGTCCGGAGGGCATGTTCACCCTCAGCGGCGGCATCGCCCTGGCCCTGGCGCTCTATGCCCTGCTCGTGGTGCCGGCCCGCGCCGCGGCGCCGGCCGAGGCGCAAGGCGGCGGCGCGCTGAGGGACCTGGCCCGGCATCTCTCGCTGGCCCTGCGCAATTCCGATTTCCTGCGGACCATGGTGCTGATCGGCATCCCGGCGAAGGCCGTCCTGACCGGCGTGATCATCTTCGCCCTGCCGCTGCTCCTGGCCAAGCAAGGCTACCGCGAAGAGGACATCGGCCAGATCATCATGATCTACGCCGCCGCCGTCGTGCTCTCCAGCAGCTATGTTTCGCGGCTCGTCGACCGGATCGGCCGGACTCACGAGATCCTGTTCTGGGGCGCGACGATCTGCGGCGCCGGATTGACCCTGATCGCCTTCCTGGACTGGCAGCCGCCCGGTTCCGCCAACTCCGCCCTGCCGACGACGATCCTGATCCTCGGCGTCGCGATCGTCGGCATCGCCCACGGCTTCATCAACGCGCCGGTCGTGACCCACGTCGCCGAATCGGTCTTGGCTCGAAAGCTCGGCGCGGAAAGCCTGACCGCAACCTACCGCTTCCTGGAAAGGGTCGGCCACATAGCCGGGCCGATCGTCATTTCCCAGCTTTTCCTGCTCGGCGGCCAGGAATCGAAGCTGATGCTCTGGGTCGCCGGTGCGATCACCCTCTTCGGCCTGATCTTCCTGGTCAGAACGCCGAGCATCGAGCTCGAAGGCCCCGAGCGGGAGACGGCGTGA
- a CDS encoding ABC transporter substrate binding protein codes for MPARRPRIRNYGLHPIGLVLVLCCGALAGPAAAATEPAYYEWFRPSAGNLDNWLLEDLGGEPDQLRIRSRERRGLRAPRRIVVLFPRPSSAYDAAMNKILDLFHDKGFDAEIRAINFHRDDHRGRRALAEAEAWGAELIFSMGSESTAWLWRHYRGGRIPVVSVCSKDPVLLGQAKDYEAGSGTNFAFTSLNMPVEAQMAYLMELKPNLKNLGILVNSQNLSAVETQAKPMLRHAAKRGVRVLYLDVKNPKVAAKELSSLVDRAVTTMRKNDPTLDRSLFWITGSTAVFREIEAINASSDRVPVLSVVPDVVRAGDDSAVLSIGIGFQSNAHLAAIYGIDVLEGRLRIGEVGVGIVSPPDIAINFRKAREIGLKIPFGFLERATYVYDYQGRIVRRNGVAVDPTK; via the coding sequence ATGCCGGCGCGCCGCCCGAGGATCCGGAACTACGGGCTGCACCCTATCGGCCTGGTTCTGGTCCTCTGCTGCGGCGCCCTGGCCGGTCCCGCCGCGGCCGCGACCGAGCCCGCCTACTACGAGTGGTTCCGGCCCAGTGCCGGGAACCTGGACAACTGGCTGCTCGAAGACCTCGGGGGCGAGCCCGACCAGCTGCGCATCCGCAGCCGCGAGCGCCGCGGCCTTCGCGCGCCGCGCCGGATCGTCGTTTTGTTCCCGCGGCCGTCGTCCGCCTACGACGCGGCCATGAACAAGATCCTGGACCTCTTTCACGACAAGGGCTTCGATGCGGAGATCCGGGCGATCAACTTCCATCGGGACGATCACCGCGGCCGGCGTGCCCTGGCGGAGGCGGAAGCCTGGGGTGCCGAGCTGATCTTCTCGATGGGCTCGGAATCTACGGCCTGGCTTTGGCGGCACTACCGCGGCGGCCGGATCCCGGTGGTCTCGGTCTGTTCCAAGGACCCGGTCCTGCTGGGCCAAGCGAAGGACTACGAGGCCGGCAGCGGCACGAACTTCGCCTTCACGTCGCTCAACATGCCGGTCGAGGCCCAGATGGCCTACCTGATGGAACTGAAGCCGAACCTCAAGAACCTCGGCATCCTGGTCAACAGCCAGAACCTCAGCGCGGTCGAGACCCAGGCCAAGCCGATGCTGCGCCATGCGGCGAAGCGGGGCGTCCGGGTCCTGTATCTCGACGTCAAAAATCCGAAGGTCGCCGCCAAGGAGCTTTCCAGTCTGGTCGATCGGGCGGTGACGACCATGCGCAAGAACGACCCGACGCTCGACCGCAGCCTGTTCTGGATCACCGGCAGCACAGCGGTGTTCCGGGAGATCGAGGCGATCAACGCGAGCTCGGACCGGGTGCCGGTGCTGAGCGTCGTGCCCGACGTCGTGCGGGCGGGCGACGACAGCGCCGTGCTGTCCATCGGCATCGGCTTCCAGAGCAACGCGCATCTGGCGGCGATCTACGGCATCGACGTGCTGGAAGGCCGGCTTCGGATCGGCGAGGTCGGGGTCGGCATCGTCTCGCCCCCCGACATCGCGATCAACTTCCGAAAGGCCAGGGAGATCGGCCTGAAGATCCCCTTCGGGTTCCTGGAACGCGCCACCTACGTCTACGACTACCAGGGGCGGATCGTCCGGCGCAACGGCGTGGCCGTCGATCCCACGAAGTAG